From Suncus etruscus isolate mSunEtr1 chromosome 6, mSunEtr1.pri.cur, whole genome shotgun sequence, one genomic window encodes:
- the DVL1 gene encoding segment polarity protein dishevelled homolog DVL-1 isoform X2, which produces MAETKIIYHMDEEETPYLVKLPVAPARVTLADFKGVLGSRPAHAYKFFFKSMDQDFGVVKEEISDDNARLPCFNGRVVSWLVLAEGAHSDTGSQGTDGHTDLPTPLERMAGIGDSRPPSFHPNVASSRDGMDETGTESLGGHRRERPRRRNRDEAARANGHPRGDRRRDVGLPPNTASTVLSSELESSSMVDSDGDDTSRLSSSTAHSTSSRLIRKHKRRRRKQRLRQADRASSFSSITDSTMSLNIVTVTLSMERHHFLGISIVGQSNDRGDGGIYIGSIMKGGAVAADGRIEPGDMLLQVNEVNFENMSNDDAVRVLREMVSQTGPITLTVAKCWDPTPRSYFTIPRADPVRPIDPAAWLSHTAVLSGALPRYELEDAPLTVKSDMGAVVRVMQLPDSGLEIRDRMWLKITIANAVIGADVVDWLYAHVDGFKERREARKYASSMLKRGFLRHTVNKITFSEQCYYVFGGLCGNLAALNLNSGSSGASDQDPGASLPHPSAPWSLGQGYPYQYPGPPPCFPPAYQDPGFSYGSGSAGSQQSEGSRSSGSARSSGSSRRAPGREEQRAAGTGGSGGESDHTAPSRLGSSSWRERPASQLSHASATAPGLPPLYPQSKSPVVGPPGGPPVRELAAVPPELTGSRQSFQKAMGNPCEFFVDIM; this is translated from the exons ATGGCCGAGACGAAGATCATCTACCACATGGACGAGGAGGAGACGCCGTACCTGGTCAAGCTGCCCGTGGCGCCCGCGCGCGTCACGCTGGCCGACTTCAAGGGCGTGCTGGGCAGCCGGCCGGCGCACGCCTACAAATTCTTCTTCAAGTCCATGGACCAGGACTTCGG GGTGGTGAAGGAGGAGATCTCTGATGACAATGCCCGGCTGCCCTGTTTCAACGGCCGAGTGGTATCCTGG TTGGTCCTCGCTGAGGGTGCCCACTCGGACACAGGGTCTCAGGGCACCGATGGCCACACGGACCTGCCCACACCCTTGGAGCGAATGGCTGGCATTGGGGACTCCCGGCCCCCCTCTTTCCA CCCGAACGTGGCCAGCAGTCGCGATGGCATGGACGAGACTGGCACCGAGTCCCTGGGGGGCCACCGGCGGGAGCGGCCTCGGCGTCGGAACCGAGATGAAG CGGCTCGGGCCAATGGGCACCCGCGGGGCGACAGGCGGCGGGATGTGGGGCTGCCCCCCAACACCGCCTCCACCGTGCTGAGCAGTGAGCTGGAGTCCAGCAGCATGGTTGATTCGGACGGTGACGACACCAGCCG GCTGAGCAGCTCCACGGCCCATAGCACTTCCTCGAGGCTCATCCGGAAGCACAAGCGCCGGCGGCGGAAGCAGCGACTGCGGCAGGCGGACCGG GCATCCTCCTTCAGTAGCATCACCGACTCCACCATGTCCTTGAACATCGTCACCGTCACGCTCAGCATGG AACGGCACCACTTCCTGGGCATCAGcattgtgggccagagcaatgaccgCGGGGATGGTGGCATCTACATTGGCTCCATTATGAAGGGTGGCGCCGTGGCAGCTGACGGCCGCATTGAACCTGGAGACATGCTGCTGCAG GTGAATGAAGTCAACTTTGAGAACATGAGCAACGACGACGCTGTGCGAGTGCTGCGGGAGATGGTGTCCCAGACGGG GCCCATCACCCTCACAGTGGCCAAATGCTGGGACCCCACCCCACGGAGCTACTTCACCATCCCGAGGG CTGACCCTGTGCGGCCCATCGACCCTGCGGCCTGGCTGTCGCACACGGCGGTACTAAGTGGAGCCCTGCCGCGCTATG AGCTGGAGGACGCACCGCTGACGGTGAAGAGTGACATGGGCGCCGTGGTCCGCGTCATGCAGCTGCCGGACTCGGGCCTGGAGATCCGCGACcgaatgtggctcaaaatcacCATCGCCAACGCGGTCATCG GCGCCGATGTGGTGGACTGGCTATACGCACACGTGGATGGCTTCAAGGAGCGGCGCGAGGCCCGCAAGTACGCCAGCAGCATGCTGAAGCGTGGCTTCCTGCGACACACCGTCAACAAGATCACCTTCTCTGAGCAGTGCTACTACGTGTTTGGGGGGCTGTGCGGCA ATCTGGCTGCCCTGAACCTCAACAGCGGCTCCAGTGGGGCCTCGGATCAGGACCCAGGAGCCTCATTGCCCCATCCCAGTGCCCCCTGGTCCCTGGGACAGGGCTACCCCTACCAGTACCCAGGGCCCCCCCCCTGCTTCCCACCCGCCTACCAGGACCCTGGCTTCAGCTACGGCAGTGGCAGTGCTGGGAGTCAGCAGAGTGAAG GCAGCCGGAGCAGCGGGTCTGCACGCAGCAGCGGAAGCAGCCGACGAGCCCCAGGCCGAGAGGAGCAGCGGGCGGCTGGCACAGGAGGCAGCGGTGGCGAGTCGGACCACACGGCGCCTAGCAGGCTGGGTAGCAGCAGCTGGCGCGAGCGTCCTGCCAGCCAGCTCAGCCATGCCTCAGCCACTGCCCCTGGGCTCCCCCCGCTGTACCCCCAAAGCAAGTCACCCGTGGTAGGACCCCCTGGCGGCCCGCCTGTGCGAGAACTGGCCGCGGTGCCCCCAGAGCTGACAGGCAGCCGGCAGTCGTTCCAGAAGGCCATGGGGAACCCCTGTGAGTTTTTTGTGGACATCATGTGA
- the DVL1 gene encoding segment polarity protein dishevelled homolog DVL-1 isoform X1: MAETKIIYHMDEEETPYLVKLPVAPARVTLADFKGVLGSRPAHAYKFFFKSMDQDFGVVKEEISDDNARLPCFNGRVVSWLVLAEGAHSDTGSQGTDGHTDLPTPLERMAGIGDSRPPSFHPNVASSRDGMDETGTESLGGHRRERPRRRNRDEAARANGHPRGDRRRDVGLPPNTASTVLSSELESSSMVDSDGDDTSRLSSSTAHSTSSRLIRKHKRRRRKQRLRQADRASSFSSITDSTMSLNIVTVTLSMERHHFLGISIVGQSNDRGDGGIYIGSIMKGGAVAADGRIEPGDMLLQVNEVNFENMSNDDAVRVLREMVSQTGPITLTVAKCWDPTPRSYFTIPRADPVRPIDPAAWLSHTAVLSGALPRYGTSLCSSAVTRSSSSSLTSSVPGGPQLEDAPLTVKSDMGAVVRVMQLPDSGLEIRDRMWLKITIANAVIGADVVDWLYAHVDGFKERREARKYASSMLKRGFLRHTVNKITFSEQCYYVFGGLCGNLAALNLNSGSSGASDQDPGASLPHPSAPWSLGQGYPYQYPGPPPCFPPAYQDPGFSYGSGSAGSQQSEGSRSSGSARSSGSSRRAPGREEQRAAGTGGSGGESDHTAPSRLGSSSWRERPASQLSHASATAPGLPPLYPQSKSPVVGPPGGPPVRELAAVPPELTGSRQSFQKAMGNPCEFFVDIM, encoded by the exons ATGGCCGAGACGAAGATCATCTACCACATGGACGAGGAGGAGACGCCGTACCTGGTCAAGCTGCCCGTGGCGCCCGCGCGCGTCACGCTGGCCGACTTCAAGGGCGTGCTGGGCAGCCGGCCGGCGCACGCCTACAAATTCTTCTTCAAGTCCATGGACCAGGACTTCGG GGTGGTGAAGGAGGAGATCTCTGATGACAATGCCCGGCTGCCCTGTTTCAACGGCCGAGTGGTATCCTGG TTGGTCCTCGCTGAGGGTGCCCACTCGGACACAGGGTCTCAGGGCACCGATGGCCACACGGACCTGCCCACACCCTTGGAGCGAATGGCTGGCATTGGGGACTCCCGGCCCCCCTCTTTCCA CCCGAACGTGGCCAGCAGTCGCGATGGCATGGACGAGACTGGCACCGAGTCCCTGGGGGGCCACCGGCGGGAGCGGCCTCGGCGTCGGAACCGAGATGAAG CGGCTCGGGCCAATGGGCACCCGCGGGGCGACAGGCGGCGGGATGTGGGGCTGCCCCCCAACACCGCCTCCACCGTGCTGAGCAGTGAGCTGGAGTCCAGCAGCATGGTTGATTCGGACGGTGACGACACCAGCCG GCTGAGCAGCTCCACGGCCCATAGCACTTCCTCGAGGCTCATCCGGAAGCACAAGCGCCGGCGGCGGAAGCAGCGACTGCGGCAGGCGGACCGG GCATCCTCCTTCAGTAGCATCACCGACTCCACCATGTCCTTGAACATCGTCACCGTCACGCTCAGCATGG AACGGCACCACTTCCTGGGCATCAGcattgtgggccagagcaatgaccgCGGGGATGGTGGCATCTACATTGGCTCCATTATGAAGGGTGGCGCCGTGGCAGCTGACGGCCGCATTGAACCTGGAGACATGCTGCTGCAG GTGAATGAAGTCAACTTTGAGAACATGAGCAACGACGACGCTGTGCGAGTGCTGCGGGAGATGGTGTCCCAGACGGG GCCCATCACCCTCACAGTGGCCAAATGCTGGGACCCCACCCCACGGAGCTACTTCACCATCCCGAGGG CTGACCCTGTGCGGCCCATCGACCCTGCGGCCTGGCTGTCGCACACGGCGGTACTAAGTGGAGCCCTGCCGCGCTATGGTACGAGCCTGTGCTCCAGCGCCGTCACGCGCTCCAGCTCCTCCTCACTAACCAGCTCTGTGCCTGGCGGCCCAC AGCTGGAGGACGCACCGCTGACGGTGAAGAGTGACATGGGCGCCGTGGTCCGCGTCATGCAGCTGCCGGACTCGGGCCTGGAGATCCGCGACcgaatgtggctcaaaatcacCATCGCCAACGCGGTCATCG GCGCCGATGTGGTGGACTGGCTATACGCACACGTGGATGGCTTCAAGGAGCGGCGCGAGGCCCGCAAGTACGCCAGCAGCATGCTGAAGCGTGGCTTCCTGCGACACACCGTCAACAAGATCACCTTCTCTGAGCAGTGCTACTACGTGTTTGGGGGGCTGTGCGGCA ATCTGGCTGCCCTGAACCTCAACAGCGGCTCCAGTGGGGCCTCGGATCAGGACCCAGGAGCCTCATTGCCCCATCCCAGTGCCCCCTGGTCCCTGGGACAGGGCTACCCCTACCAGTACCCAGGGCCCCCCCCCTGCTTCCCACCCGCCTACCAGGACCCTGGCTTCAGCTACGGCAGTGGCAGTGCTGGGAGTCAGCAGAGTGAAG GCAGCCGGAGCAGCGGGTCTGCACGCAGCAGCGGAAGCAGCCGACGAGCCCCAGGCCGAGAGGAGCAGCGGGCGGCTGGCACAGGAGGCAGCGGTGGCGAGTCGGACCACACGGCGCCTAGCAGGCTGGGTAGCAGCAGCTGGCGCGAGCGTCCTGCCAGCCAGCTCAGCCATGCCTCAGCCACTGCCCCTGGGCTCCCCCCGCTGTACCCCCAAAGCAAGTCACCCGTGGTAGGACCCCCTGGCGGCCCGCCTGTGCGAGAACTGGCCGCGGTGCCCCCAGAGCTGACAGGCAGCCGGCAGTCGTTCCAGAAGGCCATGGGGAACCCCTGTGAGTTTTTTGTGGACATCATGTGA
- the DVL1 gene encoding segment polarity protein dishevelled homolog DVL-1 isoform X3 — protein sequence MAETKIIYHMDEEETPYLVKLPVAPARVTLADFKGVLGSRPAHAYKFFFKSMDQDFGVVKEEISDDNARLPCFNGRVVSWLVLAEGAHSDTGSQGTDGHTDLPTPLERMAGIGDSRPPSFHPNVASSRDGMDETGTESLGGHRRERPRRRNRDEAARANGHPRGDRRRDVGLPPNTASTVLSSELESSSMVDSDGDDTSRLSSSTAHSTSSRLIRKHKRRRRKQRLRQADRASSFSSITDSTMSLNIVTVTLSMERHHFLGISIVGQSNDRGDGGIYIGSIMKGGAVAADGRIEPGDMLLQVNEVNFENMSNDDAVRVLREMVSQTGPITLTVAKCWDPTPRSYFTIPRADPVRPIDPAAWLSHTAVLSGALPRYGTSLCSSAVTRSSSSSLTSSVPGGPQLEDAPLTVKSDMGAVVRVMQLPDSGLEIRDRMWLKITIANAVIGADVVDWLYAHVDGFKERREARKYASSMLKRGFLRHTVNKITFSEQCYYVFGGLCGNLAALNLNSGSSGASDQDPGASLPHPSAPWSLGQGYPYQYPGPPPCFPPAYQDPGFSYGSGSAGSQQSEALD from the exons ATGGCCGAGACGAAGATCATCTACCACATGGACGAGGAGGAGACGCCGTACCTGGTCAAGCTGCCCGTGGCGCCCGCGCGCGTCACGCTGGCCGACTTCAAGGGCGTGCTGGGCAGCCGGCCGGCGCACGCCTACAAATTCTTCTTCAAGTCCATGGACCAGGACTTCGG GGTGGTGAAGGAGGAGATCTCTGATGACAATGCCCGGCTGCCCTGTTTCAACGGCCGAGTGGTATCCTGG TTGGTCCTCGCTGAGGGTGCCCACTCGGACACAGGGTCTCAGGGCACCGATGGCCACACGGACCTGCCCACACCCTTGGAGCGAATGGCTGGCATTGGGGACTCCCGGCCCCCCTCTTTCCA CCCGAACGTGGCCAGCAGTCGCGATGGCATGGACGAGACTGGCACCGAGTCCCTGGGGGGCCACCGGCGGGAGCGGCCTCGGCGTCGGAACCGAGATGAAG CGGCTCGGGCCAATGGGCACCCGCGGGGCGACAGGCGGCGGGATGTGGGGCTGCCCCCCAACACCGCCTCCACCGTGCTGAGCAGTGAGCTGGAGTCCAGCAGCATGGTTGATTCGGACGGTGACGACACCAGCCG GCTGAGCAGCTCCACGGCCCATAGCACTTCCTCGAGGCTCATCCGGAAGCACAAGCGCCGGCGGCGGAAGCAGCGACTGCGGCAGGCGGACCGG GCATCCTCCTTCAGTAGCATCACCGACTCCACCATGTCCTTGAACATCGTCACCGTCACGCTCAGCATGG AACGGCACCACTTCCTGGGCATCAGcattgtgggccagagcaatgaccgCGGGGATGGTGGCATCTACATTGGCTCCATTATGAAGGGTGGCGCCGTGGCAGCTGACGGCCGCATTGAACCTGGAGACATGCTGCTGCAG GTGAATGAAGTCAACTTTGAGAACATGAGCAACGACGACGCTGTGCGAGTGCTGCGGGAGATGGTGTCCCAGACGGG GCCCATCACCCTCACAGTGGCCAAATGCTGGGACCCCACCCCACGGAGCTACTTCACCATCCCGAGGG CTGACCCTGTGCGGCCCATCGACCCTGCGGCCTGGCTGTCGCACACGGCGGTACTAAGTGGAGCCCTGCCGCGCTATGGTACGAGCCTGTGCTCCAGCGCCGTCACGCGCTCCAGCTCCTCCTCACTAACCAGCTCTGTGCCTGGCGGCCCAC AGCTGGAGGACGCACCGCTGACGGTGAAGAGTGACATGGGCGCCGTGGTCCGCGTCATGCAGCTGCCGGACTCGGGCCTGGAGATCCGCGACcgaatgtggctcaaaatcacCATCGCCAACGCGGTCATCG GCGCCGATGTGGTGGACTGGCTATACGCACACGTGGATGGCTTCAAGGAGCGGCGCGAGGCCCGCAAGTACGCCAGCAGCATGCTGAAGCGTGGCTTCCTGCGACACACCGTCAACAAGATCACCTTCTCTGAGCAGTGCTACTACGTGTTTGGGGGGCTGTGCGGCA ATCTGGCTGCCCTGAACCTCAACAGCGGCTCCAGTGGGGCCTCGGATCAGGACCCAGGAGCCTCATTGCCCCATCCCAGTGCCCCCTGGTCCCTGGGACAGGGCTACCCCTACCAGTACCCAGGGCCCCCCCCCTGCTTCCCACCCGCCTACCAGGACCCTGGCTTCAGCTACGGCAGTGGCAGTGCTGGGAGTCAGCAGAGTGAAG CCTTAGACTGA
- the MXRA8 gene encoding matrix remodeling-associated protein 8: MEPSPGPLFWMLLMLQAGWLGGRLGGWAVRRGRLDPWSPSEPDSVLLLLLLPGSAVLLAGPSGPGPGLGSGSVVSESSVSGAAGARAELRCQSPRMVWTQDRLRDRQRVVHWDVAGGPERPARRVLDMYSAGEQRVYEARDRGRLQLAPSAFLDGNFSLLIREVRESDAGLYSCNLHHHYCHLYESRAVQLDVVGDPAAARAFWDGEKEVLVAALGAPALLHCENRAPVWTDRHLEEAQQVAHWDRQPPGVPHDRADRLLDLYASGERRAYGPRVLRDRVAVPADAFARGDFSLRIDPLQPADEGTYSCHLHHHYCGLHERRVFHLRVTAPPPPPPPSPPRGSPGNGSGPGPDPTQERGRSVINVIVPEGRAHFFQHLGYVLATLLLFILLLITVILAARQRRCKDARPPQPQPQHARGSPLAPPLPAYEPSEEKPGTWKGTDLSMAEWPRSPGNQAPRRSEDIPLDYKNNILKERAGLALSPLPAKNVDLDKELRKEYCK; encoded by the exons ATGGAGCCGAGCCCCGGGCCCCTCTTCTGGATGCTGCTAATGTTGCAAG CTGGGTGGCTGGGTGGGCGTCTCGGCGGCTGGGCTGTGAGGAGGGGCCGACTTGACCCCTGGAGCCCCTCGGAGCCTGActccgtcctcctcctcctcctccttccaggCTCCGCGGTGCTGTTGGCAG GGCCGTCCGGGCCCGGCCCCGGGCTCGGCTCCGGGTCGGTGGTGTCCGAGTCGTCGGTGAGCGGGGCGGCGGGCGCCCGGGCCGAGCTGCGGTGCCAGAGCCCGCGCATGGTGTGGACGCAGGACCGGCTGCGCGACCGGCAGCGCGTGGTGCACTGGGACGTGGCCGGCGGCCCCGAGCGGCCGGCGCGCCGCGTCCTCGACATGTACTCGGCGGGCGAGCAGCGCGTGTACGAGGCCCGCGACCGCGGCCGCCTGCAGCTCGCGCCCTCGGCCTTCCTGGACGGCAACTTCTCGCTGCTCATCCGCG AGGTGCGGGAGTCGGACGCGGGGCTGTACAGCTGCAACCTGCACCACCACTACTGCCACCTGTACGAGAGCCGCGCCGTGCAGCTGGACGTCGTCGGCGACC ccgccgccgcccgcgcctTCTGGGACGGCGAGAAGGAGGTGCTGGTGGCGGCGCTCGGGGCGCCCGCGCTGCTGCACTGCGAGAACCGCGCGCCCGTGTGGACCGACCGGCACCTGGAGGAGGCGCAGCAGGTGGCGCACTGGGACCGGCAGCCGCCCGGGGTCCCGCACGACCGCGCCGACCGCCTGCTCGACCTGTACGCGTCGGGCGAGCGCCGCGCCTACGGGCCCCGCGTCCTGCGCGACCGCGTGGCGGTGCCGGCCGACGCCTTCGCGCGCGGCGACTTCTCGCTCCGCATCGACCCGCTGCAGCCGGCCGACGAGGGCACCTACTCGTGCCACCTGCACCACCACTACTGCGGCCTGCACGAGCGCCGCGTCTTCCACCTGCGGGTCACcgcgcccccgccgccgccgccgccctcgCCGCCGCGAGGCTCCCCCGGCAACGGCTCCGGCCCAGGCCCAG ACCCCACGCAGGAGCGCGGCCGCAGCGTCATCAACGTCATCGTGCCCGAGGGCCGCGCGCACTTCTTCCAGCACCTGGGCTACGTGCTGGCCACGCTGCTGCTCTTCATCCTGCTGCTCATCACCGTGATCCTCGCCGCGCGCCAGCGCCGCTGCAAAGACGCACGCccgccccagccccagccccagcatgCGCGCGGGTCCCCACTCGCGCCTCCCCTGCCGGCTTACGAGCCCTCGGAGGAGAAGCCCGGGACCTGGAAGGG gacggacctgagtaTGGCTGAGTGGCCGAGAAGCCCCGGGAACCAGGCGCCACGCAGGAGCGAGGACATCCCACTAG ATTACAAGAACAACATTCTGAAGGAGAGGGCCGGGCTGGCCCTCAGCCCCCTGCCCGCCAAGAACGTGGATTTAGACAAAG AACTCAGAAAGGAGTATTGCAAATGA